The Desulfotignum phosphitoxidans DSM 13687 genome has a window encoding:
- a CDS encoding amino acid ABC transporter permease: MKHKKNILAVSVFTAVLILAVVIGYKNLSYNWQWYRVAPYFFSFENGRFVAGVLLQGVWITFKISAISLVLALVTGMVSAFARLSPYVSLRVLAWCYVETIRNTPLLIQIFVIYFVISPVLDLSAFTSAVIALSLFEGAYSSEIIRSGIINIPKGQFEAAQSIGLPVFATYYKVVVPQMLRQTLPMLAGQSVSLIKDSALVSTISIYDLTMQGQKIVSETFLTFEIWFAVALCYLSITATLSFIIRRIETRMRFVS, translated from the coding sequence ATGAAGCACAAAAAAAATATACTTGCGGTATCCGTTTTCACTGCCGTGCTGATTCTGGCGGTGGTGATCGGGTACAAGAATCTGTCGTATAACTGGCAGTGGTATCGTGTGGCCCCGTATTTTTTTTCCTTTGAAAACGGGCGGTTTGTGGCAGGGGTTCTGCTCCAGGGCGTGTGGATCACCTTCAAAATTTCCGCGATTTCTCTGGTGCTTGCACTGGTCACCGGTATGGTGTCCGCGTTTGCCAGATTGTCGCCTTATGTGTCTTTGCGGGTGCTGGCCTGGTGTTATGTGGAAACCATCCGCAACACCCCGCTTTTAATCCAGATTTTTGTCATTTATTTTGTCATCTCACCGGTGCTGGATCTGTCTGCCTTTACGTCCGCAGTGATTGCCTTAAGCCTGTTTGAAGGGGCGTATTCTTCGGAAATCATCCGGTCAGGTATCATCAATATCCCCAAAGGTCAGTTTGAGGCGGCCCAGAGCATCGGCCTGCCGGTTTTTGCCACCTACTATAAGGTGGTTGTCCCCCAGATGCTGCGCCAGACCCTGCCCATGCTGGCCGGCCAGAGTGTGTCTCTGATCAAGGATTCCGCGCTGGTGAGCACCATTTCCATTTATGATCTGACCATGCAGGGACAAAAAATCGTATCTGAAACGTTTTTGACTTTTGAAATCTGGTTTGCCGTGGCATTATGTTATCTGTCCATTACAGCGACATTGTCTTTTATCATCCGGCGAATCGAAACCCGGATGAGATTTGTGAGTTAA
- a CDS encoding DUF2889 domain-containing protein, protein MLADLIKDLSRIHTRDIRMSTFPHDNSQVIVKGELIDTRYIRIFDITGKVLEPGTIHHIRLFCRITPDPLRIVEVFADMPVIPMEECRTTLDRVPLLTGLEIKPGFTRKVSEIMGGTRGCTHLATLTKAMAQEIVHGWLTEKRRNPAPLPDNLENIKEKGFLMDSCRMWKKDGPKIQALKQAVLARKKNNPDK, encoded by the coding sequence ATGCTGGCTGACCTGATAAAAGACCTCTCCCGGATCCATACCCGGGATATCCGGATGTCCACCTTTCCCCATGACAACAGCCAGGTCATCGTCAAGGGAGAACTCATCGATACCCGGTATATCAGGATATTCGACATCACGGGCAAAGTCCTGGAACCCGGCACCATCCACCATATCCGCCTGTTCTGCCGGATCACCCCGGATCCGCTGCGCATTGTGGAGGTTTTTGCGGACATGCCCGTCATTCCCATGGAAGAATGCCGCACCACCCTGGACCGGGTCCCGCTTTTAACCGGGCTGGAGATCAAACCCGGATTCACCCGCAAGGTCAGTGAAATCATGGGCGGTACCAGAGGCTGCACCCATCTGGCCACTTTGACCAAAGCCATGGCCCAGGAGATCGTCCATGGCTGGCTTACGGAAAAACGCCGAAACCCCGCCCCGCTGCCGGACAATCTCGAAAATATCAAGGAAAAAGGATTTCTGATGGACTCCTGCCGCATGTGGAAAAAAGACGGCCCCAAGATCCAGGCCCTGAAACAAGCTGTATTGGCACGCAAAAAAAACAATCCAGACAAATAA
- a CDS encoding (Fe-S)-binding protein, with amino-acid sequence MAEAVIKLGKKKARSLFIDKVKEILPEGGNLNACLTCGACSSGCPATGLRDMDPRKFLRMAALGMDEEIAASDWPWMCTMCQRCIYVCPMKIDIPQLVFNARALRPREERPKGILGSCDMALRNDTGSAMGTTEEDFEFVVEDVLEEYREAQPEFADMQAPIDKQGAEFFLNQNSREPVTEPDELVPLWKILHLAGVDWTYGSKGWAGENYCLFLADNDGWKHLTKTSADQANKLGCKTFLNTEUGHITFSVRAGLKKFNLEHNFEVKNIYEYYAKWIREGKLKVNSDWNKDLKIKFTVQDPCQIVRKSYGDPIAEDLRFVVKSVVGEENFIDMQPNRSNNYCCGGGGGFLQSGFKEERLQYGKIKDDQIKATGADYCIAGCHNCHAQIHELSEHYGSNYPVVHMWTLICLSLGILGPNEREYLGDDLKEVNVFHPETAM; translated from the coding sequence ATGGCAGAAGCGGTGATAAAACTGGGCAAAAAAAAGGCCCGAAGTTTGTTTATTGACAAGGTCAAGGAAATTCTGCCGGAAGGCGGAAATCTGAACGCCTGCCTGACCTGTGGCGCCTGTTCATCAGGATGTCCTGCAACAGGCTTGAGAGATATGGACCCGCGCAAATTTCTGCGCATGGCTGCCCTGGGCATGGACGAGGAAATTGCCGCCTCTGACTGGCCCTGGATGTGTACCATGTGCCAGCGGTGCATCTATGTCTGCCCCATGAAAATCGACATTCCCCAGCTGGTGTTCAACGCCCGGGCTTTGCGGCCCAGGGAAGAACGGCCCAAAGGGATTCTGGGTTCCTGCGACATGGCATTGAGAAACGACACCGGCTCTGCCATGGGCACCACGGAAGAGGACTTTGAATTCGTGGTCGAGGATGTGCTGGAAGAATACCGGGAAGCCCAACCCGAATTTGCAGACATGCAGGCCCCCATTGACAAACAAGGCGCGGAATTTTTCCTGAACCAGAATTCCAGGGAACCCGTGACCGAACCCGACGAACTGGTACCGTTGTGGAAGATCCTGCACCTGGCCGGTGTGGACTGGACCTATGGCAGCAAAGGCTGGGCCGGAGAAAACTACTGTCTGTTCCTGGCCGATAACGACGGATGGAAGCATCTTACCAAAACCAGTGCGGACCAGGCCAATAAGCTGGGGTGCAAGACGTTCCTCAATACCGAGTGAGGACACATCACCTTCTCAGTCCGGGCCGGACTGAAAAAATTCAACCTGGAACACAACTTTGAAGTCAAAAATATTTATGAATATTATGCCAAGTGGATCCGTGAGGGCAAACTCAAAGTCAACTCCGACTGGAACAAGGACCTGAAGATCAAATTCACGGTGCAGGACCCCTGCCAGATCGTTCGGAAAAGCTATGGGGATCCCATTGCCGAAGACCTGCGGTTTGTGGTCAAATCCGTGGTAGGCGAAGAAAACTTCATCGACATGCAGCCCAACCGCTCCAACAACTACTGCTGCGGCGGCGGCGGCGGATTCCTGCAATCCGGGTTCAAGGAGGAACGCCTGCAATACGGTAAAATCAAGGACGACCAGATCAAAGCCACAGGCGCAGACTACTGTATTGCCGGGTGCCACAACTGCCATGCCCAGATCCATGAACTGAGCGAACACTATGGCAGCAATTACCCCGTGGTACACATGTGGACCCTGATCTGTCTGTCTCTGGGTATTTTAGGTCCAAACGAACGGGAATACCTGGGGGATGATTTAAAAGAAGTCAATGTATTCCACCCGGAAACCGCTATGTAA
- a CDS encoding TRAP transporter large permease, with amino-acid sequence MILFIGLCFTVLLFSGVPIAVILGVTTLMSLVFFSNTPLTIITQQLFNALDQFVLLAIPFFILAGAIMTRGGIARRLINFVNALVGWFPGGLAMAGILGCIFFAAISGSSPATVVAIGAIMIPALIKAGYGEKFSLGLITVSGSLGIVIPPSIPMILYCLVMNVSVAEIFMAGVMPGLLIGFSLMVYTFFVAKKHNWRIDQNASVARLIETGKDGIWALMLPFIVLGGIYSGVFTPTEAAAVSVVYALFVEMVIYKEFGIKDLTDVCREAAILSACLLFILSCAMTFIWLLTAEQIPHHLADIIIRYIDTPWMFLLTVNLLFLILGCFMDDVSAMLVLAPLFLETLNRYGIDLVHFGIVMVLNIQMGMLTPPFGLNLFVASGITKAPIVTIARGVAPFLVIMLACLMLVTYIPWISLALPHWLLK; translated from the coding sequence ATGATTTTATTCATTGGCCTGTGCTTTACCGTGCTCCTGTTTTCAGGCGTGCCCATTGCCGTGATCTTAGGCGTGACCACTCTTATGTCCCTGGTGTTTTTTTCCAACACCCCATTGACCATCATCACCCAGCAGCTGTTCAACGCCCTGGACCAGTTTGTGCTCCTGGCCATTCCGTTTTTCATTCTGGCCGGAGCCATTATGACCCGGGGCGGCATTGCCCGACGGCTCATTAATTTTGTCAATGCCCTGGTGGGATGGTTTCCCGGGGGGCTTGCCATGGCCGGTATCCTGGGCTGCATTTTTTTTGCCGCCATTTCCGGATCGTCTCCGGCCACGGTGGTGGCCATCGGCGCCATCATGATCCCGGCCCTGATCAAGGCCGGGTATGGTGAAAAATTTTCCTTAGGCCTGATCACGGTGTCCGGTTCTTTAGGCATTGTGATCCCGCCTTCCATTCCCATGATTCTTTACTGCCTGGTCATGAACGTGTCCGTGGCGGAAATCTTCATGGCCGGGGTGATGCCGGGGCTGCTCATCGGATTCTCGTTGATGGTGTACACCTTTTTTGTGGCCAAAAAACACAACTGGCGCATTGACCAAAACGCTTCTGTGGCCCGGTTGATCGAAACGGGCAAAGACGGCATCTGGGCGTTGATGCTGCCGTTCATTGTGCTGGGGGGCATCTATTCCGGGGTATTCACCCCCACGGAAGCCGCTGCCGTGTCCGTGGTCTATGCCCTGTTTGTGGAAATGGTGATCTATAAAGAGTTCGGCATCAAAGACCTGACGGACGTATGCCGGGAAGCCGCCATTCTGTCCGCCTGCCTGCTGTTTATTCTATCATGTGCCATGACCTTTATCTGGCTGCTCACGGCCGAACAGATTCCCCATCATCTGGCAGATATCATTATCCGATACATTGACACGCCCTGGATGTTTCTGCTCACGGTCAACCTGCTGTTTCTGATTCTGGGATGCTTTATGGATGATGTGTCCGCCATGCTCGTTCTGGCCCCGCTGTTTTTAGAAACCCTGAACCGGTACGGCATCGACCTGGTGCATTTCGGAATTGTCATGGTGCTCAACATCCAGATGGGTATGCTCACCCCGCCCTTTGGCCTGAACCTGTTTGTGGCTTCGGGCATCACCAAAGCGCCTATTGTGACCATTGCCCGGGGTGTGGCCCCGTTTCTGGTGATCATGCTGGCCTGCCTGATGCTGGTCACCTATATTCCCTGGATTTCCCTGGCACTGCCCCACTGGCTGCTCAAATAG
- a CDS encoding FmdE family protein gives MACKIDETKIQETIAFHGHSCPGLAIGIRAAELALSRLDFTPGANMVCVTETDMCGVDGIQFLTGCTFGKGNLIHKDYGKAGFTFFDRDNEKGFRALFQDDAIQAFEPANGDSERDARTRAIMEADLADLFSVAPVAVPPVRPARILESIICKECGEKVMESRIRRFAGQDLCIPCFSRHEQKI, from the coding sequence ATGGCCTGCAAAATCGATGAAACAAAAATACAAGAAACCATTGCATTTCACGGGCATTCCTGCCCCGGTCTGGCCATCGGGATCCGGGCGGCGGAGCTGGCGTTGAGCCGCCTGGACTTTACGCCGGGCGCCAACATGGTGTGCGTGACGGAAACCGATATGTGCGGGGTAGACGGCATCCAGTTTCTGACCGGGTGTACCTTCGGCAAGGGCAATTTGATTCATAAAGATTACGGCAAAGCCGGGTTTACCTTTTTTGACCGGGACAATGAAAAAGGGTTCCGGGCCTTGTTTCAGGATGATGCGATCCAGGCGTTCGAACCGGCCAACGGGGATTCGGAACGAGATGCCCGGACCCGGGCCATCATGGAGGCGGATCTGGCGGATCTGTTTTCCGTGGCCCCCGTGGCAGTCCCCCCGGTACGTCCGGCCCGGATTCTCGAGAGTATCATCTGTAAGGAATGCGGGGAAAAAGTGATGGAATCCCGGATTCGGCGGTTTGCCGGCCAAGACTTATGTATTCCCTGTTTTTCCCGGCATGAGCAGAAAATTTAA
- a CDS encoding transporter substrate-binding domain-containing protein gives MFNMKKVLTAVGLILLMPLALCLAGETGDRLSKESVIEKIQKDKVIRVGMSTFVPWAMKDKQGKLVGFEIDVARQLAKDMGVDVEFVPTAWSGIIPALMTGKFDVIIGGMGITAERNLKVNFTTPYDYSGMSMVAHRKKAEGFSTLDDFNTDAVNIAVRMGTTAEQAARKFFPHASLRLFENESQALQELNLGRVHAVVSSAPMPVFHALKYPDKLFVPLEENFTKEPIGFAIRKGDPDAVNFFNNWIINQHASGFLKEKKAFWFESRDWEDLVK, from the coding sequence ATGTTTAATATGAAAAAAGTGCTGACGGCAGTGGGATTGATCCTGCTTATGCCCCTTGCCCTGTGCCTGGCCGGAGAGACCGGGGACCGGCTTTCCAAAGAGAGTGTGATTGAAAAGATCCAGAAAGACAAGGTGATCCGGGTGGGGATGTCCACATTTGTGCCCTGGGCCATGAAAGACAAACAAGGCAAACTGGTCGGATTTGAGATCGATGTGGCCCGGCAGCTGGCCAAAGACATGGGAGTGGATGTGGAGTTTGTGCCCACGGCCTGGTCCGGGATCATCCCGGCCCTGATGACCGGCAAATTCGATGTGATCATCGGCGGCATGGGCATCACGGCTGAGCGCAATCTCAAGGTGAATTTTACCACGCCCTATGATTATTCCGGCATGTCCATGGTGGCCCACCGGAAAAAAGCCGAAGGATTCTCCACGCTGGACGATTTCAACACAGATGCGGTGAACATTGCCGTGCGCATGGGAACCACGGCGGAACAGGCGGCCCGAAAGTTTTTCCCCCATGCCAGCTTGCGTTTGTTTGAAAATGAAAGCCAGGCCCTGCAGGAACTGAACCTGGGTCGGGTCCATGCCGTGGTTTCTTCAGCCCCCATGCCCGTGTTCCATGCCTTGAAATATCCGGACAAGCTGTTTGTTCCTCTGGAAGAGAATTTTACCAAAGAGCCCATCGGGTTTGCCATCCGCAAAGGAGACCCGGATGCCGTCAATTTTTTCAACAACTGGATCATCAATCAGCATGCCAGCGGGTTTTTAAAGGAGAAAAAAGCCTTTTGGTTTGAATCCAGAGACTGGGAAGATCTTGTTAAATAA
- a CDS encoding TRAP transporter small permease → MKPTGCNRFFVFIHRVEEITLVWTILILALIGFVQVISRYVFSYSFTWFEELGRYIGVFVAFSGASIGVRTGSHFTMDLLVTHMKPPWQGRVRTFTNSLAAGFFFIVAYHSWKIVLRMHGYETTSPTLQIPMYVAYLPIPVFCVFIGIRFLITAFAKDMKRQTP, encoded by the coding sequence TTGAAACCCACGGGATGTAACCGGTTTTTTGTTTTTATTCACCGGGTGGAAGAGATCACCCTGGTGTGGACCATTCTGATCCTGGCTCTGATCGGATTTGTCCAGGTCATTTCCAGGTATGTGTTCAGTTATTCCTTTACCTGGTTTGAGGAACTGGGCCGGTATATCGGCGTGTTTGTGGCATTTTCAGGCGCATCCATCGGAGTGCGCACGGGCAGCCATTTTACCATGGATCTTCTGGTCACCCACATGAAACCGCCCTGGCAGGGCCGGGTCCGGACTTTCACCAACAGCCTGGCCGCCGGATTTTTCTTTATTGTGGCGTACCATTCCTGGAAAATCGTACTGCGCATGCATGGCTATGAAACCACTTCCCCCACTTTGCAGATTCCCATGTATGTGGCCTATCTTCCCATCCCCGTGTTTTGTGTGTTCATCGGAATCCGGTTTCTGATCACCGCCTTTGCCAAGGATATGAAAAGGCAGACACCATGA
- a CDS encoding sensor histidine kinase — translation MTDPNTRDPLLQKIKTLEARLAEQEALWEKDRIAAEYHRRFLQFIPYPVLIRNAKGLITYLNPAFTHTFGWTPEELKGTRGRQYIPARLQGELAKKIKALPPNRNVVKLTTRRLTKTGQVLDVVVRIGIDRDEDLQPARMVMVFRDVTMEKRIDRNQGAINRISQALPQYPELSRLVEYISNEIKELLGTLGANVMLLDDKGEEFYVLGMAHDDPTTRERVIKTRFPVDELLSGQVVQSGKPLIMNYLPENPDTFKSRDEKIGYRIKNVMVVPLHSNTRIIGVISADNKKEGTFDQTDLKTLSTIAATVALSIENARVSEQLKKANAELKSLNAAKDKMISHLSHELRTPVAVLLSSIKVLSKKLTDLPEATWHPTLERMQRNLKRLIDIEDQVYDILEKKWFHHTPVFSLIFDECTDMIEALIAEETGESRVVQKVRQTLEKIYTTPHQDAVLVPLDQFVDARVQALRPLFSHRQVNLTTQLMPVPDIRIPVDPLQKVVDGLIRNAVENTPDGCDIQVQVHEKGRNVELVVHDQGIGLTQEAQKRIFEGFFTTQETLQYSSKTPFDFNAGGKGADLLRMKIFSERFNFKISMTSKRCSRLPDATDQCPGSNAVCDKKPGPACDGSTRVSVLFSLPGDTKIA, via the coding sequence ATGACCGACCCAAACACCCGAGACCCGCTGCTGCAAAAAATCAAAACCCTTGAAGCGCGGCTGGCTGAACAGGAAGCGCTCTGGGAAAAAGACCGGATTGCCGCCGAGTACCACCGCCGGTTTCTCCAGTTCATCCCTTATCCCGTGCTGATTCGTAACGCCAAAGGCCTGATCACTTATCTGAACCCGGCTTTCACCCATACCTTCGGCTGGACCCCGGAAGAACTCAAAGGCACCCGGGGCAGGCAATATATCCCGGCCCGCCTGCAAGGGGAGCTTGCCAAAAAAATCAAAGCCCTGCCGCCCAACAGAAATGTCGTCAAACTGACCACCCGTCGATTGACCAAAACCGGGCAGGTTCTGGATGTGGTGGTCCGGATCGGCATCGACCGGGATGAAGACCTCCAGCCGGCCAGAATGGTGATGGTGTTCCGGGATGTGACCATGGAAAAACGCATTGACCGGAACCAGGGGGCCATCAACCGCATCAGCCAGGCTTTGCCCCAATATCCGGAACTTTCCCGGCTTGTGGAATATATCAGCAATGAGATCAAGGAACTGCTGGGAACCCTGGGCGCCAATGTCATGCTGCTAGATGACAAAGGCGAAGAATTCTATGTTCTGGGCATGGCCCACGATGACCCCACCACAAGGGAACGGGTCATAAAAACCCGGTTTCCCGTGGATGAGCTGCTGTCGGGCCAGGTGGTCCAAAGCGGCAAACCATTGATCATGAACTATCTTCCTGAAAACCCGGATACCTTCAAAAGCCGGGATGAAAAAATCGGATATCGGATCAAAAATGTCATGGTGGTGCCGCTGCACTCCAATACCCGGATTATCGGGGTCATTTCAGCGGATAACAAAAAAGAAGGCACCTTTGATCAGACGGATCTCAAAACCCTGAGTACCATTGCTGCCACCGTGGCCCTGTCCATTGAAAACGCCCGGGTGTCTGAACAGCTGAAAAAAGCCAATGCCGAACTCAAAAGCCTGAACGCGGCCAAAGACAAAATGATCAGCCATTTGTCCCACGAACTCAGAACCCCGGTGGCCGTGCTGCTCAGTTCCATTAAAGTGCTGTCCAAAAAACTGACGGACCTGCCTGAAGCCACCTGGCACCCCACGCTGGAACGGATGCAGCGGAATCTGAAACGGCTCATCGATATTGAAGACCAGGTATATGATATTCTGGAAAAAAAATGGTTTCATCATACCCCGGTGTTCAGCCTGATATTTGATGAATGTACGGATATGATCGAGGCCCTGATCGCTGAAGAGACCGGAGAAAGCCGGGTGGTTCAGAAAGTCAGGCAAACCCTGGAAAAAATTTATACCACCCCGCATCAGGATGCGGTTCTGGTTCCGCTCGACCAGTTTGTGGACGCCCGGGTTCAGGCACTGCGCCCCTTGTTCAGCCACCGGCAGGTGAACCTGACCACGCAGCTGATGCCCGTGCCGGACATCCGGATTCCTGTGGACCCGTTACAGAAAGTGGTGGACGGCCTGATACGCAATGCCGTGGAAAACACCCCTGACGGGTGCGACATCCAGGTGCAGGTGCATGAAAAAGGCCGCAACGTGGAACTGGTGGTCCATGACCAGGGCATCGGATTGACCCAAGAAGCCCAGAAACGCATTTTTGAGGGATTTTTCACCACCCAGGAAACCCTTCAGTATTCCTCTAAAACCCCCTTTGATTTCAATGCCGGCGGCAAAGGCGCCGACCTGCTTCGCATGAAAATCTTTTCTGAACGGTTTAATTTCAAGATCTCCATGACTTCAAAGCGGTGCAGCCGTCTTCCCGATGCCACGGATCAATGCCCGGGCAGCAATGCGGTGTGTGACAAAAAACCCGGGCCGGCCTGTGACGGCAGCACCCGGGTGTCCGTGTTGTTTTCACTGCCCGGTGACACTAAAATAGCCTGA
- a CDS encoding tetratricopeptide repeat protein produces MKTDTMTEKSGAVSRQTLYIMILVALTVGFIVGAAYTSFKLAKDSSATRMDVHSGPAPGSDAHSETAGTAAPDMDDKIAELEALVKQHPEDARAWANLGHVYFDADQPDSAIQAYQKSLALVPGDPAVLTDMGVMYRRNGEPDKAIQAFDQAVAASPGFETALFNKGVVLMADLNDLPRAMAAWEELVKVNPDATTPGGEKVADIVSRMRQQN; encoded by the coding sequence ATGAAAACAGATACCATGACGGAAAAAAGCGGCGCTGTTTCGCGTCAAACGCTTTACATAATGATCCTGGTTGCATTGACGGTCGGATTTATTGTCGGGGCCGCATACACCTCTTTTAAACTGGCCAAAGACAGTTCCGCAACCCGGATGGACGTCCATTCCGGTCCGGCACCGGGTTCAGACGCACATTCGGAAACCGCCGGGACAGCCGCACCGGATATGGACGACAAGATTGCGGAACTGGAAGCACTTGTGAAACAGCACCCTGAAGATGCCCGGGCCTGGGCCAATCTGGGTCATGTGTATTTTGATGCAGATCAGCCGGATTCAGCCATCCAGGCGTATCAGAAATCACTGGCCCTGGTGCCGGGAGATCCGGCCGTGCTCACGGACATGGGCGTGATGTACCGCCGGAACGGGGAACCGGACAAAGCGATTCAGGCGTTTGATCAGGCCGTCGCCGCCTCTCCGGGGTTTGAAACTGCGTTGTTCAACAAAGGCGTGGTGCTCATGGCGGACCTCAATGACCTGCCCCGTGCCATGGCCGCCTGGGAAGAACTGGTGAAAGTCAATCCGGATGCCACCACGCCCGGGGGTGAAAAGGTGGCGGATATTGTCTCGCGCATGAGACAGCAGAATTAA
- a CDS encoding DctP family TRAP transporter solute-binding subunit, whose amino-acid sequence MKTSHIKPGFCLSGMVFLIFFFMGFFQPAFAQTVKFGHVAPPFHGQAKGVDAFADYVKEKTHGDIDIATFPAGQLGGERSLAEQVQAGTLEMAAVATAVLQNFVPQCSILDMPFLFPNRQTLYATIDDPEVQERIFSYFPKKGFIAIGWTENEFRDFSNNKRPVRTPDDIKGLKVRVMNSPTYLDTFRQLGASPVAIPFPETYNALQTGVIDAQENPLITSILMKFTEVTQYVTRTQHCVTECVIIVSVDYWESLTQAQQQIFKDAARQSIQINRTVTAALHESLPKLNMSVDAYARANNIEIIDLSEQEREMFRKAMTPVWDKYRKKIGNDLFDFVLEKIETHGM is encoded by the coding sequence ATGAAAACGTCACATATCAAACCTGGTTTTTGCCTGTCCGGCATGGTCTTTCTGATATTTTTCTTCATGGGATTTTTTCAACCGGCATTTGCCCAGACCGTGAAGTTCGGCCATGTGGCCCCGCCGTTTCACGGCCAGGCCAAGGGTGTGGATGCCTTTGCTGATTATGTGAAAGAAAAAACCCACGGTGACATTGACATTGCCACATTCCCGGCCGGGCAGCTGGGCGGGGAACGCTCTCTGGCCGAACAGGTGCAGGCCGGCACCCTGGAAATGGCGGCCGTTGCCACGGCCGTGCTTCAAAATTTCGTGCCCCAGTGCAGTATTCTGGATATGCCGTTTCTGTTCCCGAACCGGCAGACCCTGTATGCCACCATTGATGATCCGGAAGTTCAGGAACGCATTTTTTCCTATTTTCCCAAAAAAGGATTCATTGCCATCGGGTGGACGGAAAACGAATTCCGGGATTTTTCCAATAACAAGCGCCCGGTGCGGACCCCGGATGACATCAAAGGCCTTAAAGTCCGGGTCATGAATTCGCCCACCTATCTGGACACGTTCCGTCAGCTGGGAGCATCTCCTGTGGCCATTCCGTTTCCTGAAACCTACAATGCCCTGCAGACCGGCGTGATCGACGCCCAGGAAAACCCGCTGATCACCTCCATTCTCATGAAATTCACGGAAGTGACGCAATATGTGACCCGGACCCAGCATTGTGTCACGGAATGTGTCATTATTGTATCCGTGGATTACTGGGAAAGTTTGACCCAGGCCCAGCAGCAGATTTTCAAAGACGCGGCCCGGCAGTCCATTCAAATCAACCGGACGGTCACAGCGGCCCTGCATGAGTCGTTGCCCAAACTCAACATGTCCGTGGATGCCTATGCCAGGGCCAACAACATTGAAATCATTGACCTGTCTGAACAAGAGCGCGAAATGTTCCGCAAAGCCATGACCCCGGTCTGGGACAAATACCGCAAAAAAATCGGGAACGATCTGTTTGATTTTGTGCTGGAAAAAATTGAAACCCACGGGATGTAA
- a CDS encoding amino acid ABC transporter permease — MLNKSVKPLTLVDLAVVLAVTAGVFFFFVRMVQVLDYHWDWQAIPGYFLFKDPETGRFHANMLLQGFGTTLKLSIWSMGIAFVLGTLSGIMGARGGFIGQMISRFYVETVRNIPSLVLVILFYYFVSSQFLDALGLDQWVRNQSAPVTRAISLLLAESGQINAFVSAAAALAIYEGAYISEIVRGGINGVSGGQWEAAWSLGLSSFNTFRLVILPQAFRRAAFPLAGQFISTIKDSAIVSVISVQELTFQGMELMAATFLTFEIWITITLLYFILTFSLSRTISFFEKRMAIRQ, encoded by the coding sequence TTGTTAAATAAATCTGTAAAACCGTTGACCCTGGTGGATCTGGCTGTGGTACTGGCCGTGACTGCCGGGGTTTTCTTTTTTTTTGTGCGCATGGTCCAGGTGCTGGACTACCACTGGGACTGGCAGGCCATTCCCGGATATTTTCTGTTCAAAGACCCCGAGACCGGCCGGTTTCATGCCAACATGCTGCTCCAGGGGTTCGGCACCACCCTCAAACTGAGCATCTGGTCCATGGGAATCGCCTTTGTCCTGGGCACCCTGTCCGGCATCATGGGTGCCCGGGGCGGGTTTATCGGACAGATGATCAGCCGGTTCTATGTGGAGACGGTGAGAAACATTCCGTCTCTGGTTCTGGTGATCCTGTTCTATTATTTTGTTTCCTCCCAGTTTCTGGATGCCCTGGGCCTGGATCAATGGGTCAGGAATCAGAGCGCCCCCGTGACCCGGGCCATCTCTTTGTTGCTGGCGGAATCCGGGCAGATCAATGCATTTGTGTCTGCGGCCGCCGCCCTGGCCATTTATGAAGGCGCGTATATTTCTGAAATCGTGCGGGGCGGGATCAACGGGGTGTCCGGCGGGCAGTGGGAAGCAGCCTGGTCTCTGGGGTTGTCTTCGTTCAACACCTTCCGCCTGGTGATCCTGCCCCAGGCGTTCCGGCGGGCCGCATTTCCCCTGGCCGGCCAGTTCATCTCCACCATCAAGGATTCCGCCATTGTCTCGGTCATCTCGGTCCAGGAACTCACCTTCCAGGGCATGGAACTGATGGCAGCCACGTTTCTGACCTTTGAAATCTGGATCACCATCACCCTGCTGTATTTTATCCTGACCTTTTCCTTGTCCCGGACCATCTCGTTTTTTGAAAAGCGCATGGCCATCCGGCAGTAA